AGAGCTCAACTCTatgattatttaaaaaacaGGATGAACACCATTGCACCAAATTTGACTGCACTTGTTGGAGAGCTTGTTGGTGCTCGCCTTATAGCCCACGGGGGTAGCTTGTTGAATCTTGCAAAGCAGCCTGGTAGCACTGTTCAGATTCTTGGCGCTGAAAAGGCTCTCTTCAGAGCCCTGAAAACTAAGCATGCTACTCCCAAATATGGGCTTATTTACCATGCATCCTTGATTGGTCAGGCACCACCAAAGCTTAAGGGAAAAATTTCTCGGTCACTTGCTGCAAAATCTGCATTGGCAATTAGATATGATGCTCTTGGAGATGGTCAAGATAACTCTATGGGCCTGGAGAACCGAGCCAAGGTACTTATGCACCAATTTGTCTGGTACTGTCCTGATCTTTTATTGAAAGCATTCTCTTACGTTGCACCATTTTTGACAGCTTGAAGCACGTTTAAGGAATCTTGAAGGCAGAGAAttgggtcgttctgctgggtcAGCCAAAGGCAAACCTAAGATAGAAGTCTATGATAAGGATCGAAAGAAGGGAGCTGGTGGACTGATAACTGCTGCCAAGGTTTGAAATCTGTTTTGTATATGTTACATAGTTTTGCCCCTTGTTTTCAGATGCTCATTGGCTGCCAATTGTATGTAGACATATAATCCTTCAGCGGATTCTGTTCTTGGGCAAACGGCAAATACTGCTGCTGACAACGAGGAGGAAACAGTcccaaagaaaaggaaagcagAGAGACTGTCTCAGACTGGAGAAGCAACAGAGGAGGCTCCTGCTACTGGTGAagataagaagaaaaaggataaaaaagagaagaagaagaagaagaaagctgaTGAGGGGGACACAGCTACGCCAACTAATGGAAATGACCATGTGGAACAAGAAGTTGAAGAGGTGGTgacaaaggaaaagaaggaaaaaaagaaaaagaagaaacattcAGCGGAGGATGCTGGGGCACAGAATGGGGATGAGAATGTTGACTCCggtgaaaagaagaagaagaagagaaagcatgctgaacaagaagaagaagaatctgaagcgccgagcaagaagaaagagaagaaaaagaagaagaaaagtgagGATTGAGAAGTTCTGGATGGCCAACCAAAcaattttgattaatttaggTTGCCAACTCGGTACTTCTATCTGTAAAATTCATTTTTGGGAGCGTCATCCTTTTCCTAGTGTGGTTTATATGTTATTTCTAATGTATTTCTAATCTCTTATGGACATGAATGCAAGGTAAGGGAGAGGACAGAATGTTATATTTGGCGATATCCAGTTGATTTAGATTAATGTTGGTTTTGTCTCAGGTACATTTTCAGTCAGAGTTCTGCACCTTTGTGGTAAGATTTCATTTCTGACTATTGTAAAACAACAGagccttaattttttaagttagGCGAATATTCCAGTAATTGCAGGGTGATCATAATGAGACATATTACAtgtacattttttatatatttcttttctaaatcaaccattagatctgtaTGATTCACATGTGAGTTTTCGTAgattttacagatttaatggttaatttagaaaaaagatgTCATTTCTCAATCAAAACATATAAGAAGTATCagtctaatttttgttttgtttttctttggtttGGTAATTTGGTCATGGATGATCTCATTCATCACCATATATTATGGGAGGTAGCAGTTCCAATAGGTACAAGTGACATTGCCAGTTAATGTTAATTATTGGAGCAAGTTTTAACACTAAAAGTAGTGCTTTTGAATCAGGCTAATTTGTGCAAGTTGTGAGGGGTTGATTTAAGAAGGCAATAATCCAAGCTCCAATCCACCCGTAGGGTGTGGCTTGGGGTGTTAAGATTGCACGAGTCTTCTATGTTCTTTTCTTTCggataatattatataatttgaaaactACGAAGCAAAAGATGGTTGGTATTGCTGGATTTTGAATTCCTTTTGAGCGTGTTGATAATGGAGATTCTCTCAATCTTTTGATGAGACGGTCTAGATAGAAGATTAGATAGTAGTCATATTTGACTGAACATCACCATGAATTTAGGAGAAGATTTGGGTAGAAAGGTTAGATAAATGATtggaaagaaaatgagaaattatatatatatatatatatatatatatatatatatatatatatatatatatatatatattctagatTGTCTTTTATATCTTGGCAGACTTGGCGTACCCTAGCCCCCAATCCCACTTTCCATTAATCATGCATAGTGTCATGACAAATTGGTATCTGTTCAGAAAAATTATGATTatctaattaaaattttaaaattaattatgttttatatatatatatatatatataactttcaAAGTCAAATTCTTGTATTGTTGCCTTACAAGTTGGTTAAAGTAGTCAGAATGTGTGCAATTCACATTGTCtgaataaagttgaaaattcaCTCACTTGGATCGACGAACAAATAATAGATTCAAGCCAAAAAGCTTTAGAATAAAAAGACAAATCCttcttctagagagagagagaagctcttaTTTTCTTGAGAGAGAAAGTTTCTTTTCTGGTTTTTGTTCGCCGGGAAGGGAGGTTTCTCCGGTGGTGGTGCCTCCTAGCCTTCATGGGCTATGGAGTTTTTTGATTCTCCATTGTTTGTACCGGTGGAGGTAGTTTTCTCCAAGTTATTAGTGCTATGGAGCTTTTGCTTCTCCTAGTCTTTTCTGGGCTTTGGAGTTTATGTtggtttttgttggtttttcttcttcttcttcttgtttctctGACAGGAGGTTCTTCTTGAGGCGTCCGATGGGGTGATATTGTTATCGTTCGTGTCGCCTGTGGAGTGTTTTTGGACTTTATTTGTTAGGCTaattttgatgttagatctacGCTTATCCATCGGCTTCTGAGAGACGCGCCACTCAGATGGGTCCACCAATGTTTTCTGGTTCCGCCGTTGATTGCTTCGGCTGTGTGGGTTACCAGTGACCGGCGTGTGACAGGGAAGTCTTCTCTTTGAGCTGCGCGTGATGGTCACGTTCCGCCTCTTTTCGCCTTGCAAAGGTGGCGCCCGGACACAGGGAGGCCGATCTGGTGTTTGGTAGACTCCGGCGATGACAGTGCCCCTTCCGACGACTTGGGTTGATTTTTCTATTAGTTGTATTTGTGTATTCCCTTGTTTCTAGGTACAGTTTGCTTATGTATgactcaaattttattggaattaTCTTTGTAATGAAGGcttgattgtaattttagtaaaatttggAATTCTGCAtaggcagctgttttttaaACCAGATCCTTTTGGCTTAAGAGTGTGGGGGGTCTGTCCCTCATTTATCACAATGTAAGCCTTTGggcttttaaaatttataatagcacatgctattagttaaaataaataaataaataatagattcTTTTGTTATCCTGTAATTCCAAAACTACAAGAAAATgtcttataaataaaataataatgtatATCATTAAAGTATACGCATTAAAATTAGTAGGCAACACATCGTGGCTCTCTTCCTCATAGAGACCGAGACTAGTGACGATGTTTGGGAACAACCTAACTGAattgttttcgttttttttttttttttttttctaagaaatcatgtttggctcaacttaatttcttttcaacccaactcaaatttttttaacccaattaaaatatatatatatataaacgaaaaaaaaaataacattaaaaaaaatttaagagtggctgaaccacccccaggtggtggccgaaccactcacAGGTGTTTGGGGGTGGACCGGCCACCCCCGAAACAGTTGGGGGTGGCTCTAGGGGTGGTTcgaaaccaccccaatttttatttttatttttttcaaatttttattttattttcttttctaagtctatttattttaaatatattcaatttaagaAATCTTCCTAAacataatttctattttttttttctcagtttttgaaattttgaaaaaaatttcaaaacaaaacaaaaaaataacacatcCAAACAAACCTATTGTAACACCCCCTGCCCAGTAGGGCTAGGTTTGTCCATTTACTTATTCAAAGACACAAAGAGTCATAAGGTTTGCCAGATAATTTAACTAACATACTGAATtattaaagtaaaagaaaatagttttaaTTCAAAACCTCAATAATTACGGAAACGATTATCTTAAATAACATTTATGATCGACGtcataaataaaaacccaatgaAAATATAAGTTCTGTGTTAGTGCACTTATTATGGTGAATTTCAATTCAATAATCTTATTGCTATCCTAGATTCCCATTCTAGCCACCTAAGTCAATCTGCTCATATcctgaaaataaaaacaaagtaaggGAAAGCGATAAATGCTCAGTAAGAAAATcttcaaccataaaacagttgagtagAGGTGTTCATCGATTCGGTAgacggttaaatcggttaattcggtcggttaaccgacttttgtcggaatgtagtcggtgaatttatttcggttaagcggttaataggcggtcggttaaatcggttaacataggtaatgaaacgacgccgttttgatttttttaaagaaaaaaaaatgatcaaacatttcttcttactaaaacgacgtcgtttcattttatgtcggttcggttaattgGTCGGAATAGAGGGCGGTTTGGTTACAGCTTAAATGGCGGTTCGGCTCGGCTCGGATaccgcttaaaaggcggttcggttacCGATCCGGCTTtcggaacaaaattttataccgactaccgaaccgaaaattagtcggtaggcggtcgatggcggTTTGATTCAgtaagcggtcggtaggcggataatttgcccacccctacagttgagttaaattcattttctttaaaactgtACTTATAACACTCTTATTCTTTAAATCTCaataagatataaaatataaatccaTTATTTTACTTAAATCATATAAATATTTgcttttatataaaatttctcattttAGGGCCCATGTACGCTATTACGCTTTGTGTACTATGGTTGTGCGGTCCTTTTGACCATGACAGTGACTATGACCGCAGACCTGTCTGTCAACTAATTAATCGAAGTGCACTTAGCACGACATAGGGATGAATTACCGCCTTCTCAACGTCATTAAGCGATTACGCTTCCTTCTTAAGTAACAGTACGAAGCTCATACatctgtgaatatctctggaGCCAAAATAACCTCCTCCACACACGAGTCCTTGAAATAATAAatcatttctatttcttttactACACATGAAACTTGTTCGGACTATGTATGTGAGGGTTTTCATAACTTTATaactttctttatttaaaacttttcatATATGGAAACTTATCTTCATTAGAATAACTGAGAACTGtacaaaaatgtaattttctaaaatagattgcctttcatttaaaaatttcataaaattcaaGGGTTGTACCCATACCAAGTTTagtaatataaacaaaattctaGGGATTTAAATTctcttataaaaattatttcatgtaagcacgattttattaattttaacatAAGGATAACATAGCATAcaaaattttcataaataaatacagAGATTTTATAATGATATCATGCaatgaaattatatttagaaGGAGTTAAGGATCCCCTTACCTTGATACAGCTGCTAAAAGACTGATCTAAAATATCACACACCTAAATTGATAAAACTTAATTACGTCAGC
Above is a genomic segment from Alnus glutinosa chromosome 12, dhAlnGlut1.1, whole genome shotgun sequence containing:
- the LOC133851515 gene encoding probable nucleolar protein 5-2; this encodes MILLFETPAGFALFKVLDEGRLNKVEDLWKEFSSPETARQVVKLKAFSKFENTSEALEAATLLIDSKPSKGLRKFLRSHCDGETLAVADSKLGNIIKDKLKIECVHNQAVMELMRGVRTQMTELISGLGVQDLAPMSLGLSHSLSRYKLKFSADKVDTMIIQAIGLLDDLDKELNTYAMRVREWYGWHFPELTKIVQDNILYARTVKLMGDRVNAAKLDFSEIVQEEVEAELKEAAMISMGTEVSDLDLANIRELCDQVLSLSEYRAQLYDYLKNRMNTIAPNLTALVGELVGARLIAHGGSLLNLAKQPGSTVQILGAEKALFRALKTKHATPKYGLIYHASLIGQAPPKLKGKISRSLAAKSALAIRYDALGDGQDNSMGLENRAKLEARLRNLEGRELGRSAGSAKGKPKIEVYDKDRKKGAGGLITAAKTYNPSADSVLGQTANTAADNEEETVPKKRKAERLSQTGEATEEAPATGEDKKKKDKKEKKKKKKADEGDTATPTNGNDHVEQEVEEVVTKEKKEKKKKKKHSAEDAGAQNGDENVDSGEKKKKKRKHAEQEEEESEAPSKKKEKKKKKKSED